Proteins co-encoded in one Vibrio fortis genomic window:
- a CDS encoding arylsulfatase, with protein sequence MFKKKTFLQLAMGAALASAAMASYATTDTSRPNILAIWGDDIGIDNVSAYTRGQAGHWTPNIDRIANEGVLFTDFYGDQSCTAGRSSFITGQHPIRTGLTKVGMPGAKQGMKPEDPTLATMLKEKGYMTGQFGKNHLGDLDSQLPTEHGFDEFFGNLYHLNAEEEPEHPDYPKMPGFKKKFGPRGVIHSYADGRVEDTGALTIKRMETVDEETLEAALDFIDRAHKENKPFFLWYNSTRMHVWTHLKEESKGISKRGGLYGDGMVEHDNMVGQLLDKLDELKIADNTIVSYTTDNGVEKWGWPDGGTSRFYGEKNSTWEGGFRVPAMMRWPNKIPAGSVANEIASHLDWAPTFVAAAGEPKLVEKLKKGTKLNGKEYKVHLDGYNLMPALKEGKNTTADNNPNWPRKNFIYATDNGDISAIRFGDWKVMFSVNKCHGIETWTCAFEELRFPYIFNLRQDPYESALHESTGYQNWRVEHLPYMYLGAAQTYQFLQTFQEFPPRQVPGSFSIDQIVEKMNIWQRAQYQ encoded by the coding sequence ATGTTCAAAAAGAAAACCTTCCTACAACTTGCTATGGGAGCAGCACTTGCTTCTGCTGCAATGGCAAGTTATGCGACCACTGATACAAGTCGTCCAAATATCCTAGCTATCTGGGGTGATGATATTGGTATCGATAACGTGAGTGCATACACTCGTGGGCAAGCCGGTCACTGGACGCCAAACATCGATAGAATCGCGAACGAGGGTGTTTTGTTTACTGATTTTTACGGTGATCAATCATGTACTGCAGGTCGTTCTTCGTTCATTACTGGTCAACACCCGATTCGTACTGGCTTGACGAAAGTTGGTATGCCTGGCGCGAAACAAGGCATGAAGCCAGAGGATCCAACACTTGCAACAATGCTTAAAGAAAAAGGCTACATGACAGGCCAGTTTGGTAAGAACCACCTTGGTGATTTGGACTCTCAACTACCGACAGAGCATGGTTTTGATGAGTTCTTCGGTAACTTATATCACCTAAACGCAGAGGAAGAGCCTGAGCATCCAGATTACCCGAAAATGCCGGGCTTTAAGAAAAAGTTTGGTCCTCGTGGTGTTATCCACTCATACGCTGATGGTCGTGTAGAAGATACCGGCGCGTTAACAATCAAACGAATGGAAACGGTAGATGAAGAAACGTTAGAAGCGGCTCTGGACTTCATCGATCGTGCGCATAAAGAGAACAAGCCATTCTTCTTATGGTACAACTCGACACGTATGCATGTATGGACTCACCTAAAAGAAGAGTCAAAAGGCATCTCTAAGCGTGGTGGCTTATACGGTGACGGAATGGTTGAGCACGACAACATGGTCGGCCAACTGCTTGATAAACTTGATGAACTCAAAATTGCTGACAACACGATTGTTTCTTACACCACGGATAATGGCGTAGAGAAATGGGGTTGGCCTGATGGTGGTACATCTCGTTTTTACGGTGAGAAAAACTCAACATGGGAGGGTGGCTTCCGCGTACCAGCTATGATGCGTTGGCCAAATAAGATCCCTGCTGGTTCGGTTGCGAATGAAATTGCATCACACCTAGATTGGGCTCCCACTTTTGTTGCTGCTGCGGGTGAGCCAAAGCTTGTAGAGAAGCTGAAGAAAGGCACCAAACTTAATGGCAAAGAGTACAAAGTACACCTAGATGGTTACAACTTGATGCCTGCGCTTAAGGAAGGCAAAAACACGACAGCTGACAATAACCCTAATTGGCCACGTAAGAACTTTATCTATGCGACAGATAACGGTGACATCTCAGCGATTCGTTTTGGCGATTGGAAAGTGATGTTCTCGGTGAACAAATGTCACGGTATTGAAACTTGGACATGTGCCTTTGAAGAGCTGCGTTTCCCATACATCTTTAACTTGCGCCAAGACCCATACGAGTCCGCGCTGCATGAAAGTACGGGCTACCAGAACTGGCGTGTAGAGCATTTACCTTACATGTACCTTGGTGCTGCTCAAACATACCAATTCTTGCAAACGTTCCAAGAATTCCCACCACGTCAAGTGCCGGGCTCTTTCTCAATCGACCAGATTGTTGAGAAGATGAACATCTGGCAACGTGCTCAGTATCAATAG
- a CDS encoding response regulator transcription factor, producing the protein MKNISDISFEELVTEQSNALIGSLPKDFDNTWKTIAKPVLTWFDIDRVTLFPNSMIMLNDGKTVSVSRDGVPELNPQIFISGNYLDYFKLLRTKKNWLTFSEQEMGNHKISVIKTLHTEGGRWHGIIPLKLFGQDWGALSFSRFNNELEPLSDKDMTRLKLICDIWLCYWQHSTMVRNLKQDQPTNANESEKLLLLTPKQCSVLTLLAQGFTAKQCAEKLFLSPRTIESHKYRMIDILELENNTELIQFALRNGLGIEH; encoded by the coding sequence ATGAAAAACATTTCCGATATCTCATTCGAAGAATTAGTCACAGAACAATCCAACGCCCTCATTGGCTCATTACCAAAAGATTTTGATAACACTTGGAAAACCATTGCCAAGCCCGTACTGACTTGGTTTGACATTGACCGCGTCACTCTATTTCCTAACTCCATGATCATGCTAAATGATGGTAAAACGGTATCCGTTTCTCGTGATGGGGTTCCCGAACTTAACCCTCAAATCTTCATCAGTGGAAACTACTTAGATTACTTCAAGTTGCTACGTACCAAAAAAAATTGGCTTACGTTTAGTGAGCAAGAAATGGGCAACCATAAAATTTCCGTAATCAAGACGCTTCATACTGAAGGAGGACGATGGCACGGTATCATACCGCTTAAACTGTTTGGGCAGGACTGGGGAGCGTTATCATTCTCTAGATTTAACAATGAATTAGAACCACTTTCAGACAAAGACATGACACGACTCAAGCTCATCTGCGACATTTGGTTGTGTTATTGGCAACATTCAACAATGGTAAGGAACTTAAAACAAGACCAACCTACCAACGCCAATGAAAGTGAAAAACTACTGTTATTGACTCCTAAGCAGTGCTCTGTACTTACGTTATTGGCTCAAGGTTTTACTGCAAAACAGTGCGCTGAAAAATTATTTCTCAGTCCAAGAACCATTGAATCCCACAAGTATCGAATGATTGATATTCTTGAACTTGAAAATAACACAGAGCTGATCCAATTCGCATTAAGAAACGGACTAGGAATAGAACACTAG
- a CDS encoding SDR family NAD(P)-dependent oxidoreductase produces MPSKNVLVVGASSGIGKELVIQLIDLGHTVYCGARRLEKMVDLEAIGAKIIKVDIRNETDVDSMVATMIEEVGHIDIVYANAGYAIAGPVEETPISKVQQQFDTNVYGAARLARAVLPHMRERNSGRIIFTSSIAGRVSTSMNAWYSSTKHALNGMVKGLAQEVAAFNISVSTIEPGAVQTEFDAIQLSDMKATSSKPEYQEVVAKSHNFLNNAYRSGSSPQSTVQHMIKAGFDRKPRLCYQATHDAKLMYWVQKIFGEQAMGSLFTRLIQRTSL; encoded by the coding sequence ATGCCTTCAAAAAATGTCTTAGTCGTTGGCGCTTCTTCTGGTATCGGAAAAGAGCTTGTCATCCAACTTATAGACTTAGGTCATACCGTTTATTGTGGTGCGAGACGACTAGAGAAAATGGTTGACCTCGAAGCGATCGGAGCGAAGATCATTAAAGTGGACATTCGTAACGAAACTGATGTTGATTCCATGGTCGCGACAATGATCGAAGAAGTGGGTCACATTGATATTGTTTACGCCAACGCAGGTTACGCCATCGCAGGTCCTGTCGAAGAAACGCCGATATCTAAAGTTCAACAACAATTTGATACCAACGTTTATGGCGCTGCACGCCTTGCACGCGCGGTATTACCCCACATGCGCGAGAGAAATTCAGGTCGTATTATCTTCACCAGCTCTATCGCTGGACGCGTCTCTACAAGCATGAATGCTTGGTATTCATCAACAAAACACGCTCTAAATGGCATGGTTAAAGGTCTAGCGCAAGAAGTCGCCGCCTTCAACATTTCAGTATCGACAATAGAACCCGGTGCAGTCCAAACTGAATTCGACGCGATCCAACTTAGTGATATGAAAGCCACATCTTCCAAGCCAGAATACCAAGAGGTCGTGGCTAAGTCGCACAACTTTTTAAACAACGCCTACCGCTCTGGCTCTAGCCCACAATCTACAGTGCAACACATGATAAAAGCAGGCTTCGATAGAAAGCCGAGGCTTTGTTACCAAGCCACTCATGATGCAAAACTCATGTATTGGGTGCAGAAAATATTTGGCGAACAGGCTATGGGATCATTATTTACAAGGCTAATTCAAAGAACATCTTTATAA
- a CDS encoding MFS transporter → MSLITMPFVDTGFDTGLHVVAGIVLIGTIVGALYAFWKFHELPIHHADKKKHGQMGLVTILTWIGFIWHWVWVLAVIIAFVDTEQSIRRLRHVWNDTTPSQPEQTGE, encoded by the coding sequence ATGAGTTTAATCACAATGCCTTTTGTCGATACAGGTTTCGATACAGGCTTACACGTTGTTGCGGGGATCGTTCTTATAGGCACGATAGTTGGTGCACTTTACGCCTTTTGGAAGTTCCACGAACTACCCATTCATCATGCTGACAAAAAGAAACATGGGCAGATGGGCTTGGTGACCATACTCACTTGGATAGGCTTTATCTGGCATTGGGTGTGGGTACTCGCCGTTATTATCGCTTTTGTCGACACTGAACAGAGCATTCGCCGTCTTCGTCATGTTTGGAATGACACAACCCCTTCACAACCAGAACAAACAGGAGAATAA
- a CDS encoding HlyD family secretion protein, with translation MLEGLAVWALFIYLLRLIGVPWKTPFKVFAYGGGSIWLVFVWVGLITWAPMDLSGGSVVQSPHIQLRPGSTRVTGNIDALYISPNDTIEKGELIYEIEDDSYVIAVNKAKAQLAIAEMAYNSAVQDINIANTNYQTSLEDIEILKNQVAAAQQDLTLKQRTLKRYVDQNAKVKNTITESVLDQQRTLVEVAKNQLTIIEAQYSKSLITARKNLNLIEKSQISVVSKEADLQNKQASLAQAEWDLSQTRIYAPTDGYVTNFMAREGQFVGAMPRLKMYSNEKFVLMRINHQAFRNIKVGQEAEFATAIYPGKVFQAEVEGIVEATGESQGSLLARETNVRATTGKNVMNKHHFVRLRITEPDGYDIPVGAVGLAWVNAEKPIPFLNFLNVIRGIIIRMKAQIYYLYSM, from the coding sequence ATGCTTGAAGGTTTAGCTGTTTGGGCTCTATTTATCTACTTACTTCGTCTTATTGGGGTGCCTTGGAAAACACCATTTAAGGTATTTGCCTACGGAGGTGGGTCTATTTGGTTAGTCTTTGTCTGGGTTGGTTTGATCACTTGGGCGCCTATGGATCTATCTGGTGGTTCAGTGGTTCAATCACCTCATATTCAGCTCCGCCCTGGGTCGACACGTGTAACGGGAAACATTGACGCTCTTTACATCTCTCCAAATGACACCATTGAAAAAGGTGAACTGATCTATGAGATTGAGGATGATTCTTACGTTATTGCAGTTAATAAGGCAAAAGCGCAACTCGCGATTGCTGAAATGGCATACAACTCAGCAGTTCAAGATATCAATATTGCTAATACCAATTATCAAACCTCTCTTGAAGATATTGAGATCTTAAAAAATCAAGTGGCTGCTGCGCAGCAAGATCTCACTCTCAAACAACGCACCCTAAAACGCTACGTAGACCAGAATGCCAAGGTGAAAAACACCATAACTGAAAGTGTGTTAGATCAACAACGCACCTTAGTGGAAGTAGCCAAAAATCAACTTACGATTATTGAAGCCCAATACTCAAAATCACTTATCACAGCGAGAAAAAACCTAAACCTTATTGAGAAATCGCAGATTTCGGTAGTGAGTAAAGAAGCAGATCTCCAAAATAAACAAGCATCGCTTGCTCAAGCTGAATGGGACTTGTCGCAAACCAGAATTTACGCACCCACAGATGGTTATGTGACTAATTTTATGGCGCGTGAAGGCCAGTTTGTTGGTGCTATGCCTCGCTTAAAAATGTACAGCAATGAAAAATTTGTTTTGATGCGCATTAACCACCAAGCTTTCCGTAACATTAAAGTGGGACAAGAAGCCGAATTTGCTACTGCGATTTACCCAGGAAAGGTATTTCAAGCCGAAGTCGAAGGCATTGTAGAAGCAACAGGTGAATCGCAAGGCTCTCTTCTTGCGCGAGAAACAAATGTACGTGCAACCACAGGTAAAAATGTGATGAACAAGCACCATTTCGTGAGACTACGCATTACTGAACCAGACGGATATGACATTCCTGTTGGCGCTGTTGGTTTAGCTTGGGTCAATGCAGAAAAGCCGATTCCATTTCTCAATTTCCTTAATGTAATCCGTGGCATCATTATTCGTATGAAAGCACAGATTTACTACTTGTACAGTATGTAG
- a CDS encoding OmpP1/FadL family transporter: MKKSLLPLLICSSVANASGLLLQEAVTANAGTAGAGDGVYTETATASWTNPATMSHMGEQKTTINTMALYLQMDYTDGSQDSSTIDTPEGDASAETLMPSVGIFHVRQIAEATHIGVNFGAVGGSSIEYGDDWDGANHLDKAFLSALQLNPNISYQIDDNWSIAAGMQVNYGMIEVSTSGFESDMGSDWAFGYNAGAMYKANTWSIGLSYRSKLVHDFDDITATLTNGNEALVGTELIVPAITDLSASYNLNNQLTILSSIQYHQWSEFAETPVYNDTLNARPTLPQAIDRDWDDVWKFAIGADYQLNTNWAIKAGFSYETSPQDDPTKQWVDLPVGEQYRYSLGASTYWDDTRIDLFYEYADFGSMDIDRSDKAYTQIQGTFVGNIHFIGANFTF; the protein is encoded by the coding sequence ATGAAAAAATCCCTATTACCCCTATTAATTTGTTCTTCGGTTGCCAATGCAAGTGGCCTACTTTTACAAGAAGCTGTTACCGCGAACGCGGGCACGGCTGGTGCTGGCGACGGTGTTTATACTGAAACCGCTACTGCAAGTTGGACCAATCCTGCAACAATGAGTCACATGGGCGAGCAAAAAACCACGATCAACACCATGGCTCTTTATCTACAAATGGATTACACCGATGGTTCACAAGATTCATCAACTATTGATACTCCAGAAGGCGATGCAAGTGCTGAAACACTGATGCCCTCAGTAGGCATATTCCACGTTCGTCAGATTGCTGAAGCAACTCACATTGGAGTGAATTTCGGTGCTGTGGGCGGCTCATCCATAGAATATGGCGACGATTGGGATGGTGCTAACCATTTAGACAAGGCATTCCTTTCAGCATTGCAACTCAACCCAAATATCAGCTATCAAATTGACGACAACTGGTCTATCGCAGCAGGCATGCAAGTTAACTACGGTATGATTGAGGTAAGTACGTCTGGGTTCGAATCGGATATGGGGAGCGATTGGGCATTTGGGTACAACGCAGGTGCCATGTATAAAGCCAACACGTGGTCCATTGGCCTTAGTTACCGTTCAAAATTGGTTCACGATTTCGACGATATCACTGCTACCCTTACCAATGGTAATGAGGCACTCGTTGGAACAGAGTTGATCGTACCTGCAATAACCGACTTAAGTGCAAGTTATAACCTCAATAATCAGCTAACCATACTCTCTTCAATCCAATACCATCAATGGAGTGAATTCGCAGAGACTCCTGTATACAATGACACATTGAACGCACGCCCAACCCTACCTCAAGCAATCGACCGCGATTGGGACGATGTATGGAAGTTTGCGATCGGTGCCGACTATCAGCTTAATACTAATTGGGCTATAAAAGCGGGCTTCTCATACGAAACATCTCCGCAAGACGACCCGACAAAACAGTGGGTCGACCTACCGGTGGGCGAACAATATCGCTATTCGTTGGGTGCTAGCACATACTGGGACGATACCCGCATTGACCTCTTCTATGAGTATGCTGACTTTGGCTCTATGGATATCGATCGCTCAGACAAAGCGTACACTCAAATCCAAGGTACATTTGTTGGGAATATCCACTTTATCGGTGCCAACTTCACCTTCTAG
- a CDS encoding LysR family transcriptional regulator, whose product MYKRYNEQINLNHLRIFDAIYIHRSTKLAASALGISQSAVSQTLAKLREYTGDKLFYSSNGKLQPTHRADAIGLGLNEQIEALDNRIFADIFEDPSTFNGELTIAVSSVFLEAIATELTSSVVFNLFPQAKLKLTTWTDKTFEAIQNNEVHIGLNFYPIDTPQSIRSVPLTCSEPIVIMRNSHPWEKENFDINSFNQYPTGGILVPGLTDFNALLEKQHPSVFDFKYRSASMSVLACLAEHSDTLAITESLAASMCKDTITCVQPQWLKAMIPEKINHAIYYLERNHNHPLYQFCVDVVRSSLQEKLDTLNLKTITI is encoded by the coding sequence ATGTATAAAAGATACAATGAACAAATTAATTTAAACCACTTACGTATATTTGATGCAATCTATATTCATAGAAGTACAAAATTAGCAGCGTCTGCATTAGGAATAAGCCAATCCGCTGTCAGTCAGACCCTAGCAAAACTACGCGAATATACGGGCGACAAACTGTTCTATTCGTCGAATGGGAAGCTGCAACCCACTCATCGAGCAGACGCCATAGGCTTAGGATTGAACGAACAGATTGAAGCACTTGATAACCGTATATTCGCAGACATTTTTGAAGACCCAAGCACCTTTAACGGGGAGCTGACCATTGCTGTATCGAGTGTTTTCTTAGAAGCTATAGCAACAGAGTTAACCAGCTCCGTTGTGTTTAACCTGTTTCCACAAGCCAAGCTTAAGTTGACGACTTGGACAGACAAGACATTCGAAGCGATTCAGAATAATGAAGTACACATTGGGCTTAATTTTTATCCTATTGATACACCTCAATCAATTCGCTCGGTGCCACTCACCTGCAGCGAACCTATTGTTATTATGAGAAATTCTCACCCTTGGGAAAAAGAAAACTTCGATATCAACTCATTTAACCAATACCCCACAGGTGGAATACTCGTGCCTGGGTTGACCGATTTCAATGCTCTACTTGAGAAACAACACCCTAGTGTATTCGACTTTAAATATCGATCAGCTAGCATGTCAGTTTTAGCGTGTTTAGCAGAACATTCTGATACCTTAGCTATCACTGAATCACTTGCCGCATCAATGTGCAAAGACACAATCACTTGTGTTCAACCGCAATGGTTAAAAGCGATGATTCCTGAAAAAATCAACCACGCGATTTATTACCTTGAGCGCAATCATAATCACCCTCTTTATCAATTTTGTGTCGACGTAGTTAGAAGTTCACTCCAAGAAAAACTCGACACCTTAAATCTAAAGACCATCACGATTTAA